The Panacibacter microcysteis genome includes a window with the following:
- a CDS encoding aminotransferase class IV — protein MLQPYNPKNEHIKIFVKDGLYHRNEAKVSVFDSSVQGGDAVWEGLRVYDGKIFHLDKHLDRLHASAKTLAFADIPTKAFIKDAIKQTLKANGMFTDTHIRLTLTRGEKVTSGMDPRLNQKGSCLIVLAEFKPPVFNNDKGIKLVTSHVRRNSPMHLDSKIHHNNLLNNILAKIEANYCGADAAIMLDNLGFVSETNDCNIFMVKNGKLLTPHADACLPGITRETTIRLAGELNIPCTERNITIGEFYNADEVFITGTMGELTPVYEIDGRTIEHKTGSHVRETLYASFKQLTATQGEPVE, from the coding sequence ATGTTACAGCCATACAATCCAAAAAATGAGCACATCAAAATATTTGTAAAAGACGGTTTGTACCACCGCAACGAAGCTAAGGTTTCTGTATTCGACAGTTCTGTGCAGGGCGGAGACGCCGTGTGGGAAGGCCTTCGTGTGTATGACGGAAAAATATTTCACCTCGACAAACATCTTGACCGCCTGCATGCATCTGCCAAAACACTTGCCTTTGCCGATATACCCACCAAAGCATTTATAAAGGATGCCATCAAACAAACGCTTAAAGCCAATGGCATGTTTACAGATACACATATCAGGCTTACGCTTACAAGAGGTGAGAAAGTTACATCGGGTATGGACCCAAGGCTCAACCAAAAAGGATCGTGCCTCATTGTGCTGGCAGAATTTAAACCACCCGTTTTCAACAATGACAAAGGCATTAAGCTTGTAACTTCTCATGTGCGCCGCAACTCGCCCATGCATCTCGATTCTAAAATTCACCACAATAACCTGCTAAACAATATCCTGGCTAAAATAGAAGCCAACTATTGCGGCGCCGATGCAGCCATCATGCTCGATAACCTGGGCTTTGTTTCAGAAACAAACGACTGCAACATCTTTATGGTTAAAAATGGTAAATTGCTTACGCCACATGCAGATGCATGTTTACCGGGTATAACACGCGAAACTACAATCCGTCTTGCCGGCGAATTAAATATCCCATGCACGGAGCGAAATATTACTATCGGTGAATTTTACAATGCCGATGAAGTATTTATCACAGGCACCATGGGAGAACTTACACCGGTTTACGAAATTGACGGGAGAACTATCGAGCATAAAACCGGCTCACACGTAAGAGAAACTTTATACGCATCATTTAAACAGTTAACCGCAACACAGGGCGAACCAGTTGAATAG
- a CDS encoding AAA family ATPase, with amino-acid sequence MNEIIEQLKQAVNISPDNIPLRLHLAEMMLQNNLLADAAEQFSEILKREHSNVKALTGLADIYFKQHKFSAAIILFEQLQQQHALHFDSKIKMVRCLLKENSVVQAKEIYAAALAEQPNFRDAEIDAALRMTGIETGMDADDLLEELATTGKFFMEKPAVKFADVGGMSKIKNEISLKIIQPLKNPDLYKAFGKKIGGGILMYGPPGCGKTFLAKATAGEIDARFISLGLHDILDMWMGNSEKNLHEVFQAARKNKPCVLFIDEVDALGASRTDMRTSAMRQIINQFLAELDGVKDNNEGVLILAATNAPWSVDSAFRRPGRFDRVIFVAPPDEESRKEILDTLIKEKPTEKIDTREIAKLTQSYSGADLKALVDIAVESKLEESLAKGSLQPVTQKDIVKAIKVHKPTTAEWFSTARNYALYANETGLYDDILQYLNIKK; translated from the coding sequence ATGAATGAAATTATAGAGCAGCTTAAACAGGCAGTAAACATTTCGCCGGATAATATTCCCCTTCGTTTACACCTGGCAGAGATGATGTTACAGAACAACCTGTTAGCTGATGCAGCAGAGCAGTTTTCAGAAATTTTAAAGCGGGAGCACAGCAATGTAAAAGCACTGACAGGCCTGGCAGACATCTATTTCAAACAACATAAATTTTCTGCAGCAATCATTTTGTTTGAGCAACTGCAGCAACAGCATGCATTACACTTTGATAGTAAAATAAAAATGGTACGTTGCCTGCTAAAGGAAAATTCTGTAGTGCAGGCAAAAGAAATTTATGCCGCGGCTCTTGCGGAGCAACCAAATTTTCGTGATGCTGAAATAGATGCAGCTTTGAGAATGACCGGCATTGAAACAGGTATGGATGCAGACGACCTGCTGGAGGAACTGGCCACTACCGGAAAATTTTTTATGGAGAAACCGGCTGTAAAATTTGCGGATGTAGGCGGCATGTCTAAAATAAAAAACGAGATATCACTTAAAATAATACAGCCATTAAAAAACCCGGACCTGTATAAAGCGTTTGGCAAAAAAATAGGTGGTGGTATTCTGATGTATGGCCCTCCAGGTTGCGGCAAAACCTTCCTTGCCAAAGCAACAGCCGGTGAAATTGATGCAAGATTTATTTCGCTCGGCCTGCACGATATTCTTGACATGTGGATGGGCAACAGTGAAAAAAACCTGCACGAAGTTTTCCAGGCTGCCAGGAAAAATAAACCCTGCGTGCTGTTTATTGATGAAGTAGATGCACTTGGTGCCAGCAGAACTGATATGCGCACCAGCGCCATGCGGCAGATCATTAACCAGTTTCTTGCAGAACTCGATGGTGTTAAAGACAACAATGAAGGTGTACTGATACTGGCCGCTACAAATGCACCATGGAGTGTAGACAGCGCATTCAGAAGACCGGGCAGGTTTGACAGGGTTATTTTTGTAGCACCGCCGGATGAAGAAAGCAGGAAAGAAATCCTCGATACACTCATCAAAGAAAAACCGACCGAAAAGATAGACACCAGAGAGATTGCGAAACTTACACAAAGTTATTCCGGCGCAGACCTGAAAGCGTTAGTTGACATTGCGGTTGAAAGCAAACTGGAAGAATCACTTGCAAAAGGATCGTTGCAGCCGGTAACACAAAAAGACATCGTGAAAGCCATCAAGGTTCATAAACCTACTACCGCAGAATGGTTTAGCACGGCGCGCAACTACGCCCTGTATGCAAATGAAACAGGTTTATACGATGACATTCTTCAATACCTGAATATAAAGAAGTAA
- a CDS encoding SGNH/GDSL hydrolase family protein codes for MKKTCIIITVLLVVFSFKQKDITWVAIGDSITYLNDHPAEAGNRITKGYMTMVSESLPGIHYINKGYNGWTSGNIADAINTLGLTKADVYSVFLGTNDWWQGRPLGTINDYRQNTGNKTVYGSFRIIIDKLHSLNDNAKIILITPMQRGDFIYINGYTNNAYGSYKEKNGQSLAQFAAAVITIAKEEKTVVVDLYNKSGITLDNVVKFKRLKDPQTGVYKNFTFPGYIGISFDPQHDDYPYPAEAADMTYDGLHPSDKGYAVIASMLVKEMNNLK; via the coding sequence ATGAAAAAAACGTGCATAATTATAACGGTGCTACTGGTTGTGTTTTCATTCAAACAAAAAGATATTACATGGGTTGCCATCGGCGATTCTATTACGTACCTGAATGACCATCCCGCCGAAGCCGGTAACCGCATTACCAAAGGATACATGACCATGGTAAGTGAAAGCCTGCCCGGTATACATTACATAAATAAAGGTTACAATGGCTGGACATCAGGCAACATTGCAGATGCCATCAATACACTTGGCCTAACTAAAGCTGACGTGTATTCTGTCTTTCTGGGTACCAATGACTGGTGGCAGGGAAGACCACTTGGCACCATCAACGATTACAGGCAAAATACCGGCAATAAAACAGTATATGGTTCCTTCAGGATCATTATTGATAAACTACACAGCCTCAACGACAATGCAAAAATTATCCTTATTACACCAATGCAACGTGGAGACTTTATATATATTAACGGTTATACCAACAACGCATACGGCTCATACAAAGAGAAAAACGGTCAGTCGCTGGCACAGTTTGCGGCAGCCGTAATTACCATAGCAAAAGAAGAAAAAACCGTTGTGGTAGATCTTTACAACAAAAGCGGCATTACGCTGGATAACGTGGTAAAATTTAAACGGCTAAAAGACCCGCAAACCGGCGTGTATAAAAACTTTACATTTCCTGGTTACATCGGAATATCGTTTGATCCCCAACACGATGATTACCCATACCCGGCAGAGGCTGCTGATATGACTTATGATGGTTTGCATCCATCGGACAAAGGCTATGCAGTAATAGCCTCTATGCTTGTAAAGGAAATGAACAATCTCAAGTGA
- a CDS encoding tetratricopeptide repeat protein, whose amino-acid sequence MSELHRNQHIERARLLLSQHRYKDAEIQAGIVLKQDPQDAEALQIIGHCRLDTKQFDEALKLFKQCLSLQPDDDYVLYLLAFCYYRKHEIEPAQKFLEQAIAIVPYNAGYFSLLSNIHASERRYADALHAANRGLSINAEDIGCLNARSAALFRLNKKDEAYETINEALQVNPEDDYTHTNYGWHYLEKGKYKQALEHFTEALRINPNNNYAKEGYKAALKSKLPFYRWILRYSLWMNYQNRTVRLVMIFGVWGVVRAITWTGKDAPDWWKYVTGGIVFIYVAFVLLSWLGNSLANLFLLTSKHGRLALTDEEKSSAKAVGLSLLAGIVLVACGMFLDKKYLFMGLLVGSLSIPLSFVDFPVKWFKGPGRQITAHALILLCFIACIFIFLHHQFALFAGIVYAILYLGFMWSGSITALRTK is encoded by the coding sequence ATGAGCGAGTTACATCGTAATCAACATATAGAAAGAGCAAGATTGTTGCTGAGCCAGCACAGGTATAAAGATGCGGAAATACAGGCTGGTATTGTGCTTAAGCAAGACCCGCAGGATGCGGAAGCATTGCAGATCATTGGCCACTGCAGGCTCGACACCAAACAGTTTGATGAAGCACTGAAGCTATTTAAACAATGTCTTTCGCTGCAGCCGGATGATGATTATGTTTTGTACCTGCTGGCATTTTGCTATTACCGCAAGCATGAAATTGAACCCGCACAAAAGTTCCTGGAACAGGCCATTGCAATCGTTCCATACAATGCCGGTTATTTTTCTTTACTCTCCAACATTCATGCATCTGAAAGAAGGTATGCAGATGCACTGCATGCGGCCAACCGGGGTTTAAGTATTAATGCGGAAGATATTGGGTGCCTTAATGCACGCAGCGCTGCGCTGTTCCGGCTGAATAAAAAGGATGAAGCGTATGAAACCATTAATGAAGCACTGCAGGTAAACCCGGAAGATGATTACACGCACACAAACTATGGCTGGCACTACCTTGAAAAAGGTAAATACAAACAGGCACTGGAACATTTTACAGAAGCGCTGCGCATAAACCCCAATAACAATTACGCAAAAGAAGGTTACAAAGCGGCACTTAAATCAAAGCTTCCTTTTTACAGGTGGATACTGCGTTACAGCCTGTGGATGAACTACCAGAACAGAACCGTAAGACTTGTTATGATCTTTGGTGTATGGGGCGTGGTAAGAGCTATTACATGGACCGGTAAAGATGCGCCCGACTGGTGGAAATATGTAACCGGTGGCATCGTCTTTATTTACGTGGCATTTGTACTGCTTTCGTGGCTGGGCAATTCGCTGGCCAATCTTTTCCTGCTTACATCCAAACACGGCAGGCTTGCACTTACCGACGAAGAAAAAAGCAGTGCAAAAGCAGTGGGCTTATCACTTTTGGCAGGCATTGTACTGGTAGCGTGTGGTATGTTCCTTGATAAAAAATATCTCTTTATGGGCCTGTTGGTTGGTTCACTTTCTATACCGCTGAGCTTTGTTGACTTCCCGGTAAAATGGTTTAAAGGACCTGGCAGGCAAATAACAGCCCATGCACTGATATTGCTGTGCTTTATTGCGTGTATTTTCATTTTCCTGCATCACCAGTTTGCCTTGTTTGCAGGCATTGTATATGCCATATTATATCTTGGTTTTATGTGGAGCGGTTCTATTACCGCGCTTAGAACAAAATAG
- a CDS encoding sugar phosphate isomerase/epimerase family protein, producing the protein MLDLGFVSAILAGNSFAEVIDFAAANRFKCVEMMCWPKGKAERRYAGVTHIDAGSLTKDEAIRINEYLQEKKVYISGLGYYPNPLVADVAQAKVYLDHIKKIIKAAAMLGIPVVNTFIGRDHTKSIDDNFKVFLKRWPAVIKYAEDLGINIGIENCPMFFTKDEWPGGKNLAINPTIWSRMFEAIPSKNFGLNYDPSHMIWQQMDAIQPMYDFKDRIHHIHLKDAKLYKNKLDKVGILAHPLEYHSPKLPGLGDVNWNHFFTALTDIRYSGPICIEVEDKAYEGSAENIQTAILTARNYLSQFLA; encoded by the coding sequence ATGCTCGATCTTGGTTTTGTAAGCGCCATTCTTGCCGGCAACAGTTTTGCAGAAGTAATAGATTTTGCTGCAGCAAACAGGTTTAAATGCGTGGAAATGATGTGCTGGCCCAAAGGCAAGGCAGAGCGCCGCTATGCAGGCGTTACACATATCGATGCAGGCAGCCTCACCAAAGACGAAGCAATCCGCATCAACGAATACCTGCAGGAAAAAAAAGTGTACATATCAGGACTTGGTTACTATCCAAACCCACTGGTAGCAGATGTGGCACAGGCCAAAGTGTACCTTGATCATATTAAAAAGATCATCAAAGCTGCGGCAATGCTGGGCATACCTGTGGTAAACACTTTTATCGGCAGGGACCATACAAAAAGCATCGATGACAACTTCAAAGTATTTCTGAAACGCTGGCCGGCTGTTATCAAATATGCAGAAGACCTTGGCATAAACATCGGCATCGAAAACTGCCCCATGTTCTTCACCAAAGATGAGTGGCCCGGCGGTAAAAACCTTGCCATCAATCCCACTATATGGTCCAGGATGTTTGAAGCAATTCCTTCAAAAAATTTTGGTCTTAATTATGATCCTTCGCACATGATATGGCAGCAGATGGATGCCATACAACCCATGTACGATTTCAAAGACCGCATACATCATATACACCTTAAAGATGCAAAGCTGTATAAAAACAAACTGGATAAAGTAGGCATACTTGCGCACCCGCTGGAATACCACTCCCCTAAACTACCCGGTTTGGGAGATGTGAACTGGAACCATTTTTTTACTGCGCTTACAGACATCCGCTACAGCGGACCCATTTGCATAGAAGTAGAAGACAAAGCCTACGAAGGCTCTGCAGAAAACATTCAGACAGCCATCCTAACGGCAAGAAATTACCTGTCACAATTTTTAGCATAG
- the ppsA gene encoding phosphoenolpyruvate synthase, producing the protein MSVFVKRFNNIAITDVPVVGGKNASLGEMYANLASKGIKVPDGFATTAEAFQYFLSYNNLHKPIGEQLAHLDKKHFSNLAVTGSRIRELVAGAALPGNLMDAIAGAYAVLGNNTDIAVAVRSSATAEDLPQASFAGQHESYLNVSGKGALLKAVKKCFASLYTDRAIKYREDNGFAHEKVSLSVGVQKMVRSDLASSGVVFTLEPESGFRNIIHISGVWGLGENIVQGAVTPDEFFVFKPTLLQRKNAIIKRKMGAKAKTMIYGSKVDATVVNIDTPVEKRRQFVLNDDEVTTIAGWANDIEAHYGKPMDIEWAKDGETNELFIIQARPETVHSQQNALVIKEYRILTKGKLLAQGEAIGSKLATGVARILKDPAEAYKLNEGEIVITDTTSPDWDPVLKKAAAIVTDKGGRTSHASIVARELGVPAVVGCAGATACIKDGALITVSCCEGETGFIYEGAATFEESLLDFTNVRKPVHTKVMLILADPDKAFKLSFYPNDGVGLLRIEFIITHAIQVHPMALARYNDLQDDALKKAIDAITDGYADKQQFFIDKLAEGVATIAAAFYPKEVIVRMSDFKTNEYANLIGGKYFEPAEENPMLGFRGASRYYNDLYKDGFAMECAAIKKVRDEMGFTNVKVMIPFCRTIDEGRKVLGVMKQHGLAQHVNSLQVYVMAEIPANIILATGFAAIFDGFSIGSNDLTQLTLGIDRDSAIISDLFSEENEAVKEMIAMMISKAKTAGSKVGLCGQAPSDFPAFAGFLVEHGIDSISFNPDALLKGTENILKAEGLLMVTH; encoded by the coding sequence ATGAGTGTTTTTGTAAAGCGTTTTAACAACATAGCCATTACTGATGTGCCGGTAGTTGGTGGTAAGAATGCTTCGTTGGGCGAAATGTATGCAAATCTTGCTTCGAAGGGTATTAAAGTGCCAGACGGGTTTGCCACCACAGCGGAAGCATTTCAGTACTTTTTGAGCTACAATAACCTGCATAAACCTATTGGTGAGCAACTGGCACATCTGGATAAAAAACATTTCAGCAATCTTGCTGTTACGGGTTCACGAATTCGCGAACTGGTTGCCGGCGCTGCTTTGCCCGGTAACCTGATGGATGCTATTGCCGGCGCATATGCAGTGTTAGGCAACAACACTGACATTGCTGTTGCCGTAAGGAGCAGCGCAACGGCTGAAGATTTGCCACAGGCAAGCTTTGCCGGCCAGCATGAATCTTATTTGAACGTAAGCGGTAAAGGCGCACTTTTAAAAGCCGTTAAGAAATGTTTTGCCTCTCTCTATACAGACCGGGCAATCAAATACCGTGAAGACAATGGTTTTGCACATGAGAAAGTATCTCTTTCTGTCGGTGTGCAAAAAATGGTTCGGTCAGACCTTGCATCTTCAGGCGTGGTTTTTACGCTGGAACCTGAATCAGGCTTCAGGAATATTATTCATATAAGCGGTGTGTGGGGCCTTGGTGAAAACATAGTACAGGGTGCCGTAACGCCGGATGAATTTTTTGTGTTTAAGCCAACACTGCTGCAAAGGAAAAATGCCATCATAAAAAGAAAAATGGGCGCCAAGGCAAAAACAATGATCTATGGATCAAAAGTGGATGCAACGGTCGTCAATATTGACACGCCTGTCGAAAAGCGCAGACAGTTTGTACTCAATGATGATGAAGTTACAACCATTGCGGGATGGGCAAATGATATTGAAGCACACTATGGAAAACCCATGGATATAGAATGGGCAAAAGATGGCGAAACAAACGAGTTATTCATCATACAGGCAAGGCCGGAAACCGTACACTCGCAGCAGAATGCATTGGTAATAAAAGAATACAGGATTTTAACAAAAGGCAAACTGCTGGCGCAGGGCGAGGCAATTGGTTCAAAACTGGCTACAGGTGTAGCGAGAATTTTAAAAGACCCTGCTGAGGCTTATAAATTGAACGAAGGTGAAATTGTTATAACCGACACAACCAGCCCTGACTGGGATCCTGTTTTGAAAAAAGCGGCTGCTATTGTTACAGATAAGGGCGGCAGAACGAGCCATGCTTCTATTGTTGCGAGGGAACTCGGTGTGCCCGCTGTGGTGGGTTGTGCAGGTGCCACAGCCTGTATTAAAGATGGGGCTTTGATCACCGTATCCTGTTGTGAAGGTGAAACAGGATTTATATATGAGGGCGCGGCCACCTTTGAAGAGTCATTACTCGATTTTACCAATGTGCGTAAACCGGTTCATACAAAGGTGATGCTGATACTGGCAGATCCGGATAAGGCTTTTAAATTATCTTTTTACCCCAATGATGGCGTGGGGCTGCTGCGTATTGAATTTATAATCACGCATGCCATACAGGTACACCCTATGGCGCTTGCGAGGTATAATGACCTGCAAGACGATGCATTGAAGAAGGCGATCGATGCCATTACTGATGGTTATGCAGACAAGCAGCAGTTCTTCATTGATAAACTTGCCGAAGGCGTTGCCACTATTGCCGCTGCTTTTTACCCTAAAGAGGTTATTGTACGTATGAGTGATTTCAAGACGAACGAATATGCCAATCTTATAGGAGGTAAATATTTCGAACCGGCAGAAGAAAATCCAATGCTTGGTTTTCGTGGCGCATCAAGGTATTATAACGACCTCTACAAAGATGGTTTTGCCATGGAATGTGCAGCCATCAAAAAAGTGCGGGATGAAATGGGATTTACCAATGTGAAAGTAATGATACCATTTTGCCGAACCATTGATGAAGGCCGCAAGGTGTTGGGTGTAATGAAGCAGCATGGACTTGCGCAACACGTAAATAGCCTGCAGGTATATGTAATGGCAGAAATACCGGCCAATATTATTCTTGCTACCGGGTTTGCAGCAATATTTGATGGGTTCTCTATAGGCTCAAATGATCTGACACAGCTTACGCTGGGCATAGACAGAGATTCAGCCATTATCAGCGATTTATTCAGTGAGGAAAATGAAGCAGTAAAGGAAATGATTGCGATGATGATATCTAAAGCAAAAACTGCGGGATCGAAGGTGGGGTTGTGCGGCCAGGCACCCAGCGATTTTCCTGCATTTGCAGGCTTTCTCGTGGAGCATGGTATAGACAGCATATCCTTCAATCCTGATGCGCTATTAAAGGGAACAGAGAATATTTT
- the aroC gene encoding chorismate synthase, producing MNSFGRIFRVHIFGESHGESVGIVIDGVPAGLPIATDDLMPDLERRKGGKQKGTTPRQEADYPFFKSGVFNDKATGAPITIFFENNNTRSGDYEKQRSFPRPGHADFVAHQKFGGNEDFRGGGHFSARLTTGLVAAGAIAKKMLLHFTSNPSPNERDTAPRPGYSLNEVSNAGITIAAAVTAIGGEADLEKGLQKAIDAKDSVGGLVECIVNGLPAGLGEPFFDSVESHLAHMMFAIPAVKGVEFGTGFAAAKMFGSQHNDAIEDMSGKTATNHAGGIVGGITNGNQLVFRLAIKPTASTPKQQHSLNWETGQMEDFAIKGRHDLCVALRAPVIVEAAAAIALADLMMLEQRFPRVWQ from the coding sequence TTGAATAGTTTCGGTCGCATTTTTCGTGTACATATTTTCGGAGAATCTCATGGCGAATCAGTAGGAATCGTTATTGACGGCGTGCCTGCCGGTTTACCCATTGCCACAGATGATTTAATGCCCGACCTGGAACGCAGGAAAGGCGGTAAACAAAAAGGTACCACACCGCGCCAGGAAGCCGATTACCCGTTTTTCAAAAGTGGTGTATTCAATGATAAAGCCACCGGAGCACCCATTACGATTTTTTTTGAGAACAATAATACACGCAGTGGCGATTATGAAAAGCAGAGAAGCTTTCCTCGTCCCGGTCATGCAGATTTTGTAGCACACCAAAAATTTGGCGGCAACGAAGATTTTCGCGGTGGCGGCCACTTTAGTGCGAGGCTCACCACAGGTCTTGTAGCTGCAGGCGCCATTGCGAAGAAGATGTTATTGCACTTTACTTCTAACCCCTCTCCAAACGAGAGGGATACAGCACCCCGCCCCGGTTACAGTCTGAATGAGGTAAGCAATGCGGGTATCACCATTGCTGCGGCTGTTACAGCAATCGGTGGCGAAGCTGATCTTGAAAAAGGATTACAAAAAGCCATTGATGCCAAAGATTCTGTTGGTGGCCTGGTAGAGTGTATCGTTAACGGCTTGCCTGCCGGGCTTGGTGAACCGTTTTTCGACTCAGTTGAATCGCACCTTGCGCACATGATGTTTGCTATACCTGCAGTTAAAGGCGTAGAATTTGGAACCGGCTTCGCAGCGGCGAAAATGTTTGGTTCGCAACATAATGATGCCATTGAAGATATGTCAGGTAAAACCGCTACAAACCATGCGGGTGGTATTGTTGGTGGCATTACAAATGGCAACCAGCTGGTGTTTCGGCTGGCCATTAAACCAACTGCGTCTACACCCAAACAACAGCATAGCCTCAACTGGGAAACCGGCCAGATGGAAGATTTTGCTATCAAAGGCCGTCACGATCTTTGTGTGGCATTGCGGGCACCGGTTATTGTAGAAGCCGCGGCAGCAATAGCACTGGCCGATCTTATGATGCTCGAACAACGTTTTCCCCGCGTGTGGCAGTAA
- the deoC gene encoding deoxyribose-phosphate aldolase: protein MYTVHELAKMIDHSLLHPTMTDEDLKQGCALAKAYNVASVCIKPYAIQQAVAWLQGSDVMVCAVIGFPQGNSTTDVKVYETEQVCKDGAQEVDMVVNIGKVLGNDWQYIEQEIAAVVAVTNKYNAALKVIFENDFLPGDEYKIKLCEICSKLNVAFVKTSTGYGFVKGTDGRYSYEGATEHDLILMRKHSAPHVQVKAAGGVRTLDDLLKVKALGVTRIGATATATMLEDAKKRLGVSSTATIAASAHNNTGY, encoded by the coding sequence ATGTATACGGTTCACGAACTTGCCAAAATGATCGATCATTCTTTGTTGCACCCTACCATGACAGACGAAGACCTGAAACAGGGATGTGCGCTTGCAAAAGCATACAATGTTGCATCGGTATGCATAAAGCCATACGCCATACAACAAGCGGTGGCGTGGCTGCAGGGCAGTGATGTAATGGTATGTGCGGTAATTGGTTTTCCGCAGGGCAACAGCACCACCGATGTGAAAGTATACGAAACAGAACAGGTGTGTAAAGACGGCGCACAGGAAGTAGACATGGTAGTAAACATTGGTAAAGTGCTGGGCAACGACTGGCAATACATAGAGCAGGAAATTGCAGCAGTTGTTGCTGTAACAAATAAATACAACGCTGCACTAAAAGTTATTTTTGAAAATGATTTTCTGCCGGGCGATGAATATAAAATAAAACTTTGCGAAATATGCAGTAAGCTGAATGTGGCTTTTGTAAAGACCTCTACCGGTTATGGTTTTGTAAAAGGTACCGATGGCAGATACAGCTACGAAGGTGCCACTGAGCATGATCTTATTTTAATGCGCAAACACAGTGCCCCGCATGTGCAGGTTAAAGCGGCAGGTGGTGTGCGCACCTTAGATGACCTCTTAAAAGTAAAAGCGCTGGGCGTTACACGTATTGGCGCCACAGCAACTGCAACGATGCTGGAAGATGCGAAGAAACGCCTTGGCGTAAGCAGTACAGCAACTATTGCAGCCAGCGCACATAACAATACAGGTTATTAA
- a CDS encoding DUF952 domain-containing protein gives MNNIIYHITTNEQWQLALQQNFYEAESVATEGFMHCSTGQQVSGVLHRYFKDKAGLVKLTIDTTKLLSGLQYDYSPSVNELFPHIYGRLNLDAVLHVEALQ, from the coding sequence ATGAATAATATCATTTACCATATAACCACGAATGAGCAATGGCAGCTGGCATTGCAGCAAAATTTCTACGAGGCTGAGTCTGTAGCAACAGAAGGTTTTATGCACTGCAGTACCGGGCAGCAGGTAAGCGGTGTACTGCACAGGTATTTTAAAGACAAGGCAGGGCTGGTTAAGCTTACCATCGATACAACCAAACTCTTATCAGGATTGCAATATGATTATTCACCATCGGTTAATGAATTGTTTCCGCATATTTACGGCAGGCTAAACCTGGATGCTGTGTTGCATGTTGAAGCTTTGCAGTGA